The following proteins are co-located in the Acidobacteriota bacterium genome:
- a CDS encoding PadR family transcriptional regulator codes for MAKSNDLLQGTLDLLILKTVSLQPMHGYGILLRLEQLSGGALNVPQGSLYPALYRLVHRGWLDSEFGVSENNRRAKFYSLTAEGRRQLEVEERQWQRLSQGVTMVLKASRGVA; via the coding sequence ATGGCCAAGTCCAATGATCTGCTGCAGGGCACCCTCGATCTCCTGATCTTGAAGACCGTTTCGCTACAGCCGATGCACGGCTACGGCATTCTGCTGCGCTTGGAGCAGCTTTCCGGTGGTGCCTTGAATGTGCCGCAGGGCTCGCTTTATCCGGCCCTTTATCGCTTGGTTCACCGCGGTTGGCTGGACTCAGAGTTCGGGGTCAGCGAAAACAACCGTAGGGCCAAGTTCTACTCGTTGACGGCAGAGGGGCGCCGGCAGCTAGAAGTCGAGGAGCGCCAATGGCAGCGCCTTTCTCAGGGCGTGACGATGGTGCTGAAAGCCTCCCGAGGGGTCGCGTGA
- a CDS encoding ABC transporter permease, whose protein sequence is MIGRLRRFFALARERRRFEAEMAEEMADHLVRRSADLEADGWAPSDARRRARLEFGSVEGFQEACREAVWLHLLDELWRNLRHGVRVLFRNPVLTSTVILTLGLGIGVNVSIFSLLDAALLRPLPYSAAERLVVVETHFGQDGVSASGNLYQNGRTWEALAGSVQQLDLAVFSDGSSGVNAVVDGRAEYLQQQRVGAGFFRVLGVDPLIGREFTAREDVPGGPRLAILSHRLWQHLYLGRSEVLGRTLQLRGEPYEIVGVMPADFRTGVDADLWTPLRPSLRGEGEGANYMILGRLRGAATLDSASDEVRAIGAPALEALRIPAGRQAWLGLESLQRGLGREAGSHLLLSWLAAWLLLGVCSFNVTGLVLALAARRSAEMATRRALGGGRGAIVRQMLTESLVLCALGGGLGILLAAFGVRLAGAFLASLLELWQPIALDARALAVALLLTLFALLVTGLYPAWVSARRHARHDAIRVARRSLSSRRVLVTAQLALVVALLVGAGQLVRTILHLQDLTPGFNAEGLVAATVSLQDVRYRQPDAANRLLQSVAARLNDDPAIAVASAGLNLPYERPLNLSFVWGAEEEGKITNLSYVTPGYFEALQVPLLDGRYLDTRDDAPGAATAVVNAAFVHTYLGDREPLGTSLRIAGAERSIVGVVSDTRQTPGWGENEPLGHRAAVFISLSQTSAPFLELVHGWFEPSWVVRPRGGGVNVEERLRAAVSAIDPQLPIAAVRSMDAVRDQVLARQRLQASLLAAAAGGALIIAAVGLGGLVAASVAERRREFGIRLALGASPWSALGEAVLPGLRLAVFGLVWGLPLAVALAYGLRAFVHGVGPWDAVTYGWVATLLAIAAGFASLLPALRVLRFDPARLLRSD, encoded by the coding sequence GTGATCGGCCGTCTGCGACGTTTCTTCGCGCTGGCCCGGGAGCGTCGCCGCTTCGAGGCCGAAATGGCCGAGGAGATGGCCGATCACCTGGTTCGTCGGTCCGCCGACCTCGAGGCCGATGGATGGGCTCCTTCGGACGCCCGGCGTCGGGCGAGATTGGAATTCGGCAGCGTCGAGGGCTTCCAGGAAGCGTGCCGCGAGGCGGTTTGGCTTCACCTCCTGGACGAGCTTTGGCGCAACCTGCGGCACGGCGTCCGGGTGCTGTTTCGCAATCCTGTGCTGACCTCGACGGTGATCCTCACGCTGGGACTTGGAATCGGTGTCAACGTCAGTATCTTCAGCCTCCTCGACGCGGCCCTCCTGCGCCCGCTGCCGTACTCCGCTGCCGAGCGTCTGGTTGTGGTCGAGACCCATTTCGGTCAGGACGGCGTTTCGGCGTCGGGCAATCTGTACCAGAACGGCCGGACGTGGGAGGCGCTCGCCGGCAGCGTCCAGCAACTCGACCTGGCGGTGTTTTCGGATGGGTCTTCCGGCGTCAACGCAGTGGTCGACGGCCGGGCCGAGTACCTGCAGCAGCAGCGCGTCGGCGCGGGATTCTTCCGGGTGTTGGGTGTCGACCCGTTGATCGGCCGGGAATTCACGGCCCGGGAGGATGTGCCGGGCGGTCCGCGGCTGGCGATTCTCAGTCACCGTCTCTGGCAGCATCTCTATCTCGGTCGCTCCGAGGTCCTCGGGCGCACGCTGCAGTTGCGCGGTGAACCCTACGAGATCGTCGGGGTGATGCCGGCCGACTTCCGCACCGGAGTCGATGCCGATCTCTGGACACCCCTGCGGCCGTCACTACGGGGAGAAGGCGAAGGGGCGAATTACATGATTCTCGGGCGCCTGCGCGGTGCGGCGACCCTCGACTCGGCCAGTGACGAAGTGCGGGCGATCGGAGCGCCCGCCCTGGAGGCTCTGCGGATTCCAGCGGGCCGGCAGGCTTGGCTCGGTCTGGAGTCCCTGCAGCGCGGCCTGGGTCGGGAGGCCGGGTCGCACCTGTTGCTCAGTTGGTTGGCGGCGTGGTTGCTGCTCGGGGTGTGCTCTTTCAATGTCACCGGTCTGGTGCTCGCCCTGGCGGCACGCCGTTCGGCCGAGATGGCGACGCGCCGCGCTCTGGGGGGAGGCCGTGGTGCGATCGTTCGACAGATGCTCACCGAGAGTCTGGTGCTCTGTGCTCTCGGTGGTGGATTGGGGATCCTCCTGGCGGCCTTCGGGGTGCGCCTTGCGGGAGCGTTTCTGGCCTCTCTCCTGGAATTGTGGCAGCCGATCGCCCTCGACGCCCGTGCCCTCGCCGTTGCCCTTTTATTGACCCTTTTCGCGCTGTTGGTGACCGGGCTCTATCCGGCCTGGGTGAGCGCTCGTCGCCACGCCCGTCACGATGCGATCCGGGTGGCGCGGCGCAGCTTGTCGTCGCGGCGGGTGCTGGTGACGGCTCAACTCGCTTTGGTGGTGGCTTTGCTGGTGGGGGCTGGCCAACTCGTCAGGACCATTCTCCACCTTCAGGACCTGACTCCGGGATTCAACGCCGAGGGCCTGGTGGCGGCGACGGTCTCGCTGCAGGATGTTCGCTACCGGCAGCCGGACGCAGCGAATCGCCTGCTTCAGTCCGTCGCCGCTCGGCTGAACGACGATCCCGCCATCGCAGTCGCTTCGGCGGGCCTCAACCTGCCCTATGAACGTCCTCTCAACCTGTCCTTCGTGTGGGGTGCGGAAGAGGAGGGCAAGATCACCAATCTGAGCTATGTCACCCCGGGCTACTTCGAAGCCCTGCAGGTGCCGCTTCTCGACGGGCGATATCTCGACACCAGGGACGACGCACCGGGAGCCGCGACGGCGGTGGTCAATGCCGCCTTTGTGCACACCTATCTCGGCGACCGGGAGCCGTTGGGAACAAGCCTTCGGATCGCCGGTGCCGAGCGGAGCATCGTCGGCGTGGTGAGCGACACTCGGCAAACCCCGGGCTGGGGTGAGAACGAGCCGCTGGGGCATCGAGCGGCGGTCTTCATCAGCCTGTCGCAGACCTCGGCTCCCTTCCTCGAACTGGTCCATGGCTGGTTCGAGCCGAGCTGGGTGGTGCGCCCGCGAGGTGGCGGCGTCAACGTCGAGGAGCGCCTTCGAGCGGCCGTTTCGGCGATCGATCCGCAGCTCCCGATTGCCGCGGTGCGCAGCATGGACGCCGTGCGCGATCAAGTCCTCGCACGCCAGCGCCTGCAGGCGTCTTTGCTGGCGGCTGCCGCCGGTGGGGCCTTGATCATCGCGGCCGTCGGCCTCGGCGGCTTGGTCGCCGCCTCCGTGGCGGAACGCCGTCGCGAATTCGGTATCCGCCTGGCGCTCGGAGCGTCGCCCTGGTCGGCCCTCGGCGAGGCGGTGCTTCCGGGGCTGCGCCTAGCGGTGTTCGGTCTCGTCTGGGGACTGCCCTTGGCCGTCGCTTTGGCCTACGGCTTGCGGGCATTCGTCCATGGTGTCGGTCCTTGGGATGCGGTCACTTATGGTTGGGTGGCGACCCTCCTGGCCATCGCGGCAGGGTTCGCCAGTCTGCTGCCGGCTCTTCGCGTGCTGCGTTTCGATCCTGCACGGTTGCTGCGCTCGGACTAA
- a CDS encoding M20/M25/M40 family metallo-hydrolase has protein sequence MLRIRILIALSVVILIFLPMSLLGADAESNLWVTVGEDAFNTLRSSRAIGGPADLARLDARDGVVITRMAESDLPRFAETIHREHKRCGGFMVHASREAALEALRVHAQPSLRQPLGAPPSYVIDQPVWVRRLEDSLDEAKILANIRILSEDFVNRFYSDAAGENAAVWIRDLWRGYAEWRPEVTVELVEHTDWRQPSVMLTIPGTTRSEEIVVLGGHLDSVVWAGNQNPGFSAPGADDNASGIATLSEVIRVAMEEGFAPQRTVKFIGYAAEEVGLRGSQEIAGDHAAAGAQVVAVLQLDMTAYHGSPQDIALLSDFTDSTLTAFVGDLIDTYLTDLTRTSTACGYGCSDHAAWTAEGYPAAMPAESRLPDLNPNLHRTTDTLASLGDSAAHAFKFARLASAFTVELGRDAESAIFEDGFESGNTVAWSTAVP, from the coding sequence ATGCTCCGGATCCGAATACTCATCGCTCTCTCCGTCGTGATTCTGATTTTCCTACCGATGTCGTTGCTGGGCGCCGATGCCGAGTCCAACCTCTGGGTCACCGTCGGTGAGGACGCGTTCAACACCTTGCGCAGTTCGCGCGCCATCGGCGGTCCGGCGGATCTGGCGCGCCTCGATGCCCGCGACGGCGTGGTGATCACCCGCATGGCCGAGAGCGACCTGCCCCGTTTTGCCGAAACCATCCATCGCGAGCACAAGCGTTGCGGTGGATTCATGGTTCACGCCAGCCGCGAAGCCGCCCTCGAGGCCTTAAGGGTCCACGCCCAGCCCTCGCTGCGGCAGCCGCTCGGCGCGCCGCCCTCCTACGTGATCGATCAGCCGGTGTGGGTGCGGCGGCTGGAAGATTCCCTCGACGAGGCCAAGATCCTGGCGAACATCCGAATCTTGTCCGAAGACTTCGTCAATCGCTTTTACAGCGACGCCGCCGGCGAGAATGCCGCGGTGTGGATTCGCGATCTGTGGCGGGGCTATGCCGAATGGCGGCCGGAAGTGACCGTCGAGCTGGTCGAGCACACCGACTGGCGGCAGCCTTCGGTGATGTTGACCATCCCCGGTACCACCCGCTCCGAGGAGATCGTCGTGCTCGGCGGGCACCTCGACTCGGTGGTTTGGGCCGGCAACCAGAACCCCGGTTTCTCGGCCCCTGGAGCGGACGACAACGCCTCCGGCATCGCGACTCTGAGCGAGGTCATCCGGGTGGCCATGGAGGAGGGCTTCGCCCCCCAGCGGACGGTCAAGTTCATCGGCTACGCGGCCGAAGAGGTCGGCCTGCGCGGTTCCCAGGAGATCGCCGGCGACCACGCTGCCGCGGGTGCCCAGGTCGTGGCGGTGCTGCAGCTCGACATGACCGCCTACCACGGTTCGCCGCAGGACATCGCTCTTCTATCGGACTTCACCGACTCCACCCTGACGGCCTTCGTCGGCGACCTCATCGACACCTACCTGACGGACCTGACGCGCACCTCCACCGCCTGCGGCTACGGCTGCTCGGACCACGCCGCCTGGACCGCCGAGGGCTACCCGGCGGCGATGCCGGCGGAATCGCGTCTTCCGGATCTGAATCCCAACCTGCACCGCACCACCGATACCCTGGCATCCCTCGGGGACTCCGCCGCTCACGCCTTTAAGTTCGCCCGCCTGGCGTCGGCCTTTACCGTGGAACTGGGGCGCGATGCCGAGTCCGCCATTTTCGAGGATGGCTTCGAAAGCGGCAATACCGTCGCTTGGTCCACCGCCGTACCCTGA
- a CDS encoding DoxX family protein — protein MKKLFAVRAHSVKGDFGLFLLRIVAGLAFMFHGWPKIRNPFGWMGPDADMPGFLQALAAVAEFGGGLAWILGLLMPLASFGIACTMAVATHLHAIRLGDPFVNPSGGSYELAAVYLAMAIMFLLMGPGRYSADRKLFGGGRR, from the coding sequence ATGAAGAAGCTATTCGCCGTTCGCGCCCACTCCGTCAAAGGGGACTTCGGTCTTTTCCTGCTGCGCATCGTCGCCGGTCTGGCCTTCATGTTCCACGGCTGGCCCAAGATCCGGAACCCCTTCGGCTGGATGGGGCCGGATGCCGACATGCCCGGTTTCCTCCAGGCCCTCGCCGCCGTCGCCGAGTTCGGCGGTGGTCTGGCCTGGATCCTCGGCCTGCTGATGCCGCTGGCCTCCTTCGGCATCGCCTGCACCATGGCGGTGGCGACCCACCTCCACGCCATCAGACTGGGCGACCCGTTCGTCAATCCCAGCGGCGGCTCCTATGAACTCGCTGCCGTCTACCTGGCGATGGCGATCATGTTCCTGCTGATGGGGCCGGGCCGATACTCGGCGGATCGGAAGCTGTTCGGGGGTGGGCGGCGGTAG
- a CDS encoding DUF4236 domain-containing protein: protein MGLRIRKSVKVGPFRFNLSGSGIGVSTGLKGLRVGAGPRGTYVSVGRHVTYYQNTASSPSAEPRRHVSTGGRSAAEVLPEGTHDPLVEIESSDVTTMVDSSSGELLNEIQMRRKQTSLTVLAGLAALVVFPITLLSPLPTWAKLLVALALVASITAARVRDISKKSVVLFYDFQDDMATRYSNFLDSAEALSSCNAIWHIQAQGRVRDKKYHAGADSLIRRNHTFLRKAQPKWVELNIDVMALGVGLQTLFFLPDRILVYQGAAIGAIHYSDLALDVHSCRFIEDGRVPRDAEVVGQTWRYVNKSGGPDRRFTDNPQIPICHYEEISFSSSSGLNELIQVSRVGHGQSLAAALAALTTAPQPGVLPPHESWMG from the coding sequence ATGGGCCTGCGAATCCGAAAGAGTGTCAAGGTAGGACCGTTCAGATTCAACCTCTCCGGATCAGGGATTGGGGTTTCCACAGGACTCAAGGGCCTCCGGGTTGGAGCCGGACCTCGCGGAACCTATGTTTCCGTCGGTAGACACGTTACGTACTACCAGAACACCGCCAGTTCGCCGAGTGCTGAACCAAGAAGGCACGTCTCTACCGGTGGTCGATCGGCGGCAGAGGTTCTACCAGAAGGAACCCATGATCCTCTCGTCGAGATCGAATCAAGTGATGTGACCACGATGGTTGATTCTTCTTCAGGCGAGCTGTTGAACGAAATTCAAATGCGAAGAAAGCAAACATCGCTGACCGTCCTAGCCGGATTGGCCGCATTGGTGGTTTTTCCGATCACGCTGCTTTCGCCACTACCAACCTGGGCAAAACTTCTTGTGGCGCTCGCGCTGGTTGCCTCGATCACCGCCGCGCGCGTTCGCGATATCAGCAAGAAGAGTGTCGTTCTCTTCTACGACTTCCAGGACGACATGGCGACCAGATACTCGAACTTTCTTGACTCGGCCGAAGCTCTCTCTAGCTGCAACGCCATCTGGCACATTCAGGCACAAGGTCGAGTTCGAGACAAGAAATACCACGCCGGAGCCGACAGTCTCATTAGGCGCAACCACACGTTTCTCAGAAAGGCTCAACCGAAGTGGGTAGAACTCAACATCGACGTAATGGCTCTAGGGGTCGGACTCCAAACTCTCTTCTTCCTGCCGGATCGGATCCTCGTATACCAGGGGGCGGCGATCGGAGCGATTCACTACTCCGACCTCGCACTTGACGTCCATTCTTGCCGGTTCATCGAAGACGGGAGGGTTCCTAGAGACGCAGAAGTAGTAGGTCAAACCTGGAGGTATGTGAACAAAAGCGGTGGGCCAGATCGGAGATTCACCGACAATCCCCAAATTCCGATCTGCCACTACGAGGAGATTTCCTTCTCGAGCAGCTCAGGCCTCAACGAACTGATCCAGGTTTCGAGAGTTGGGCATGGCCAATCCCTTGCGGCTGCTCTGGCAGCTCTCACCACCGCCCCGCAGCCCGGAGTCCTTCCCCCTCATGAGAGCTGGATGGGCTAA
- a CDS encoding metallophosphoesterase produces the protein MRRHTHLALALLVILALHGCASTAPDPAETAAEPFFEILAINDVYRIEGVDDRQRGGMARLRTLRAQLEAENPNLLFLHAGDFLAPSLASRVFQGEQMVDAMNRLDGDPQAFDERFFVTFGNHEFDLKDAATLDRRIAESQFRWLGTNLWIDEHQGVPLLASENRIGTALIDIGGMRVGLFSLTDESAQPSYILDFYDRNDTALSASTKLRAAGAEVVIALTHLAADEDRQLYWDLGDNGPDLIIGGHDHHRMAIKVGDRWILKADADARTAVHAKVFPQSDGPPRVESRFLALGPEQPEPDPDVETAVADWNRRVDEAYCQDRLGMEPGCLDQVVGNTRVVLTAEELSIRRFETNLGNWIADRMIDHFRPAAPEGFPLVAFVNSGSLRLNQDLPANRPILRRHIEELFAYPAEMRLLRIDGKTLKEVASRGVESWTGNGWWLQISGFAYVHEPENEKASHLTLLPPDGPARPIEDDETLYAVTVDYLVNDQIGDQDGYVMLLPRSVASTGVDLHDYVLYALAKAGSEGIAPEIEGRICNTEKPGPCLAITP, from the coding sequence ATGCGTCGACACACCCACCTCGCTCTAGCCCTCCTCGTCATCCTCGCGCTTCACGGCTGCGCCTCCACCGCTCCGGATCCCGCGGAAACCGCCGCCGAGCCGTTCTTCGAGATCCTGGCGATCAACGACGTCTACCGCATCGAAGGAGTCGACGACCGGCAGCGCGGCGGAATGGCCCGCCTGCGCACGCTACGCGCCCAACTCGAAGCGGAGAATCCCAACCTCCTGTTCCTCCATGCCGGAGACTTCCTCGCTCCCTCCCTCGCCAGCCGGGTGTTCCAAGGCGAGCAGATGGTCGACGCCATGAACCGCCTGGACGGCGATCCACAGGCCTTCGACGAGCGCTTCTTCGTCACCTTCGGAAACCACGAGTTCGATCTGAAGGACGCTGCCACCCTCGACCGGCGCATCGCCGAGTCGCAGTTTCGCTGGCTGGGCACCAACCTGTGGATCGATGAGCACCAGGGAGTCCCCCTTCTCGCGTCGGAAAACCGCATCGGCACTGCCCTCATCGACATCGGCGGCATGCGGGTCGGCCTCTTTAGCCTGACCGACGAGTCCGCTCAACCGTCCTACATCCTCGACTTCTACGACCGCAACGACACCGCCCTCTCAGCATCCACCAAGCTGCGTGCGGCCGGCGCCGAGGTGGTGATCGCCCTCACCCACCTGGCGGCGGACGAAGATCGCCAGCTCTACTGGGATCTGGGAGACAACGGGCCGGACCTGATCATCGGCGGCCACGACCACCATCGCATGGCGATCAAGGTCGGCGATCGGTGGATCCTGAAAGCCGACGCCGACGCCCGCACGGCAGTTCACGCCAAAGTCTTTCCGCAAAGCGACGGACCCCCTCGCGTCGAGAGCCGCTTCCTCGCCCTGGGCCCAGAACAACCGGAGCCAGACCCGGACGTCGAAACCGCCGTCGCCGACTGGAATCGCCGGGTGGACGAGGCCTACTGCCAAGACCGTCTCGGCATGGAACCCGGCTGCCTGGACCAGGTGGTGGGAAACACCCGCGTTGTTCTGACGGCGGAAGAACTCTCCATCCGCCGCTTCGAGACCAACCTCGGCAACTGGATCGCCGACCGCATGATCGACCACTTCCGGCCAGCGGCACCGGAGGGTTTTCCCTTGGTCGCCTTCGTCAACTCCGGCAGCCTGCGGCTCAACCAAGACCTACCGGCCAACCGCCCGATCCTGCGCCGCCACATCGAAGAACTGTTCGCTTACCCGGCGGAGATGCGGCTGCTCAGAATCGACGGCAAAACGTTGAAGGAGGTGGCATCGCGCGGTGTCGAGAGCTGGACCGGCAACGGCTGGTGGCTACAGATCAGCGGCTTCGCCTACGTCCACGAGCCGGAAAACGAGAAGGCCTCACACCTGACCCTCCTGCCGCCGGACGGTCCCGCCCGCCCGATCGAGGACGACGAGACTCTCTACGCCGTCACCGTCGACTACCTGGTCAATGACCAGATCGGCGACCAGGACGGCTACGTGATGCTGCTGCCGAGAAGCGTCGCCTCCACCGGCGTAGACCTTCACGACTACGTGCTCTACGCCCTCGCCAAAGCCGGCAGCGAGGGCATCGCACCGGAGATTGAGGGGCGCATCTGCAACACCGAAAAGCCGGGGCCTTGCCTGGCGATCACGCCGTAG
- a CDS encoding outer membrane beta-barrel protein: protein MRTHFLTVLVLLALLAAVPVLAQSPYGPSAENAIRFRAGAFTPDGESQYWDDNAAIFGLTPSDFESLSVGGDFRWGLGPRSGLLFSVDIYSKEEASAYLDFIDSTGRPIVHDTELEVVSATVAYVLDFASRQSPVVPYVGVGGGAYDWTLTESGDFIDFDLFEPEIFTTTFEDSQTTLGWFFLLGVEFPVSHQMSIFGEARWQDLDEDLGGDFEGLGNLDLSGRHLHAGIAWRF from the coding sequence ATGCGGACCCACTTCCTGACAGTTCTCGTTCTCCTCGCGCTTCTCGCCGCGGTGCCTGTTCTGGCCCAGAGCCCGTATGGACCTTCGGCGGAGAACGCGATCCGCTTTCGGGCGGGCGCTTTCACGCCGGACGGTGAGTCGCAGTACTGGGACGACAACGCGGCGATCTTCGGCCTGACGCCTTCGGACTTCGAGAGCCTGAGCGTCGGCGGAGACTTCCGCTGGGGCCTGGGGCCCCGCAGCGGGTTGCTCTTCTCGGTCGACATCTATTCCAAAGAGGAAGCTTCCGCCTATCTCGACTTCATCGACAGCACCGGCCGTCCGATCGTTCACGACACGGAACTCGAGGTCGTCTCCGCCACCGTCGCCTACGTGCTGGACTTCGCGTCGCGGCAGTCGCCGGTAGTGCCCTATGTCGGAGTCGGCGGTGGCGCCTACGACTGGACCTTGACGGAGTCCGGTGACTTCATCGATTTCGATCTCTTCGAGCCGGAGATCTTCACCACCACCTTCGAGGATTCCCAGACCACCCTCGGATGGTTTTTCTTGCTCGGCGTGGAGTTTCCCGTGTCGCATCAGATGTCGATCTTCGGCGAAGCCCGCTGGCAGGATCTCGACGAAGATCTGGGGGGCGATTTCGAGGGCCTTGGCAACCTCGATTTGTCGGGTCGGCACCTGCACGCCGGCATCGCCTGGAGGTTCTAG
- a CDS encoding DUF533 domain-containing protein, whose translation MRFIENLVSGMIKESTGVNPRRLVRRIGGKRLLMMGGAAVAGTLLHQKMQRGPMAAPGGTGASTLGAPPPPPPPGAVPPPPPPPVEGVRGGLVPPPPPPPEAPSGIPPLPELPPPEAPDEPVEMPPELAYAVVRTMVAAALADGELAADEKAAIDGRLEAGVLNDEQVAQVRRDLLVPPSVGELAASAPDEPTGEMLFEMAVLVLRADGEVSDLEERWLVSLGEALGLTDERRRELTDGVFA comes from the coding sequence ATGCGCTTCATCGAGAATCTCGTCTCCGGCATGATCAAGGAATCGACCGGGGTCAACCCCCGCCGGCTGGTGCGCCGCATCGGCGGCAAACGGCTGCTGATGATGGGGGGCGCGGCCGTGGCCGGCACCCTACTGCACCAGAAGATGCAGCGCGGCCCCATGGCGGCCCCTGGCGGGACCGGGGCTTCGACCCTTGGAGCGCCTCCTCCGCCTCCCCCGCCGGGCGCCGTGCCGCCGCCCCCGCCGCCACCGGTGGAGGGAGTTCGGGGTGGTCTCGTGCCCCCACCGCCTCCGCCCCCGGAGGCGCCGTCCGGGATCCCGCCGCTGCCGGAGTTGCCGCCACCGGAAGCGCCCGACGAGCCGGTCGAGATGCCCCCGGAGCTGGCGTATGCGGTGGTTCGTACGATGGTGGCCGCGGCGCTTGCCGACGGCGAGTTGGCGGCGGACGAGAAGGCCGCCATCGACGGTCGTCTCGAAGCGGGGGTGTTGAATGACGAGCAGGTTGCCCAGGTGCGGCGGGATCTGCTGGTGCCGCCGTCCGTCGGCGAGCTGGCGGCTTCGGCACCGGACGAGCCAACCGGCGAGATGCTGTTCGAGATGGCGGTGCTGGTGCTGCGCGCCGACGGCGAGGTCTCGGACCTCGAAGAGCGCTGGCTCGTTTCCCTCGGCGAGGCCCTCGGTCTGACCGACGAGCGGCGCCGGGAATTGACCGACGGCGTCTTCGCGTAG